One Microbacter margulisiae genomic window carries:
- a CDS encoding amino acid permease — MSNNLFIKKSIAQLIEQSENHNTLRRHLSATNLVLLGIGAVIGAGIFVLTGTAAEMHAGPAIALSFILSALGSLFAGLCYAEFASMIPVSGSAYTYGYATMGEFIAWIIGWDLILEYLFGSATVAVGWSGYVISFLQDFGITLPASIAQSPFLYDSTGWHHSGAIINFPAMFIIGLMTTLLVIGIKESAKVNNIIVLIKVTVILLFVGFGISHIHMQNWTPFIPKNTGTWGQYGFSGILTGAAVVFFAYIGFDAISTTAQEAKNPKRDMPIGILVSLLICTLLYVAVSLTLTGIVNYHNLNVPAPIALAIDTAGKSLIWLRPIIKIGAIAGLSSVVLVLLLGQSRIFFTMAGDGLLWKSFAKTHPRFKTPHITTIVTGSFAALFAGLFPIGLLGELVSIGTLLAFTIVSIGVIILRKKEPDAPRSFKTPWVPVIPILGAGVCLAQMASLPLDTWLRLILWMLIGFIIYFTYGRKHSITRKLYEAEEEKIH; from the coding sequence ATGAGCAATAACCTTTTTATTAAAAAATCAATTGCCCAATTGATTGAACAGTCAGAAAACCATAACACATTACGTCGACATTTAAGTGCAACGAATTTAGTTCTATTAGGCATAGGAGCCGTCATTGGAGCTGGTATTTTTGTATTAACGGGAACAGCTGCTGAAATGCATGCCGGACCAGCAATTGCACTCTCATTTATATTATCAGCCTTAGGAAGCCTTTTTGCTGGACTCTGCTATGCCGAATTTGCTTCCATGATTCCTGTCTCCGGAAGTGCATATACATATGGGTATGCTACTATGGGTGAATTCATTGCCTGGATAATTGGTTGGGATTTGATTTTAGAATATCTGTTTGGATCTGCCACTGTCGCAGTTGGGTGGTCCGGTTATGTAATCAGCTTTTTGCAAGATTTCGGAATTACCTTACCTGCTTCGATAGCCCAAAGTCCATTTCTCTATGATTCAACAGGATGGCATCATAGTGGTGCTATTATCAACTTTCCGGCTATGTTTATAATAGGATTGATGACAACGCTATTGGTAATCGGCATTAAAGAATCAGCAAAGGTCAACAACATCATTGTTCTTATTAAAGTAACCGTTATATTGCTTTTTGTAGGATTTGGCATCAGCCATATACATATGCAAAACTGGACACCATTCATCCCTAAAAACACCGGCACGTGGGGACAATATGGTTTTTCGGGAATTTTGACAGGAGCTGCTGTTGTATTTTTTGCTTACATTGGGTTCGATGCAATTTCCACTACAGCACAAGAAGCAAAAAATCCCAAACGGGATATGCCTATTGGTATTTTGGTCTCGTTGCTAATTTGTACTTTATTATATGTAGCCGTAAGCTTAACATTAACTGGGATTGTCAATTATCATAACTTAAACGTTCCTGCCCCAATTGCATTAGCTATTGACACAGCAGGGAAAAGCCTGATTTGGTTACGTCCGATTATTAAAATTGGTGCCATTGCAGGGTTAAGCTCTGTCGTATTGGTATTGTTATTAGGACAATCACGCATTTTTTTCACAATGGCTGGAGATGGCCTTTTATGGAAAAGTTTTGCAAAAACACATCCACGCTTCAAAACTCCACATATTACCACAATTGTAACTGGAAGCTTTGCCGCGTTATTCGCAGGTCTTTTTCCAATAGGACTTCTGGGAGAATTAGTCTCTATAGGAACTCTTTTAGCTTTTACGATTGTGTCCATTGGCGTTATTATTCTTCGGAAAAAAGAACCCGATGCACCAAGATCTTTTAAAACGCCATGGGTACCTGTTATTCCCATTTTGGGTGCTGGAGTTTGTCTGGCCCAAATGGCTTCCCTGCCTTTAGATACATGGTTACGTCTTATTCTATGGATGCTGATCGGTTTTATAATTTATTTCACTTATGGGCGTAAGCACAGTATTACCAGAAAATTATACGAAGCCGAAGAGGAGAAAATACATTAA
- a CDS encoding outer membrane beta-barrel protein — protein sequence MKRPLFIWLLLGVSLALFAQKGTYLKGFEINGSASLGVNALSYLNTGGNRADGPGMGLGIGVAFFKNEHWGLSTGLNFTNYTSFASFANNYTFTNYTVDSDGQPCNVNFKLNNTKEVDVAYQMSIPLMVNYRYYLPTGNALFAAGGLKVSFPLGSTYRVTSGNVTTTGYYPDLNATISNIPELGFTSNDIKGLHGTTSFKSTYMASFEIGYLLRRQKNSFLTFSLYGDLGLNNLRRTYTSTPLMYNYYLYGGLPGSDLVNQVKLYSVGIKISWNIHLSGGGELPTLHEKK from the coding sequence ATGAAAAGACCACTTTTTATATGGTTATTGTTAGGAGTTTCGCTTGCGCTATTTGCGCAGAAAGGGACTTATTTGAAAGGATTTGAAATAAACGGGTCTGCTTCGTTGGGAGTAAATGCACTCAGTTATTTGAATACAGGCGGAAATCGTGCTGATGGTCCGGGTATGGGGCTAGGCATAGGTGTCGCTTTTTTCAAGAATGAACACTGGGGGCTTTCCACCGGACTTAATTTTACCAACTACACCTCGTTTGCTTCTTTTGCAAACAACTACACATTTACAAACTACACGGTCGACAGCGATGGACAACCATGCAATGTCAACTTCAAACTCAACAACACAAAAGAAGTAGATGTAGCATATCAAATGTCTATTCCTTTAATGGTCAATTACCGTTATTATCTACCCACAGGCAACGCCCTCTTTGCAGCGGGTGGACTAAAGGTCTCCTTTCCGCTCGGATCAACCTACCGCGTGACTTCAGGTAACGTAACCACAACCGGCTACTATCCTGACCTGAACGCAACCATCAGTAATATTCCTGAATTGGGCTTCACGTCAAATGACATCAAGGGTCTACATGGAACAACTTCATTCAAAAGTACTTATATGGCTTCGTTCGAAATTGGTTATCTGTTAAGGCGCCAGAAAAATTCATTCCTAACGTTCAGCCTATACGGTGATCTTGGACTAAATAATTTACGCCGTACTTATACCAGTACCCCATTGATGTACAATTATTATTTATACGGTGGGCTTCCCGGATCTGATCTTGTAAACCAGGTAAAACTCTATTCGGTGGGAATCAAAATAAGCTGGAACATTCACTTAAGCGGTGGCGGTGAATTGCCCACATTGCATGAAAAAAAATAA
- the spt gene encoding serine palmitoyltransferase, translating to MSLLSEKMSLFDAPQKYQAAGVYPYFRAIESDQDTVVTIHGKPVLMFGSNSYLGLTNHPRIKEGAIKAIEKYGTGCAGSRFLNGTLDIHLELEERLAKLVHKDEALVYATGFSVNSGVIPCLAGKDDYLLYDELDHASIIEGRRLSFANQLKYKHNDMESLERQLKRCESDKIKLIVADGVFSMEGDIAKLPEMVDLAKKYDASIMIDEAHSLGVFGQTSAGICEHYGVTDDVDVIMGTFSKSLATIGGFVAADKSIINYLKHNSRTLIFSASITPASTGCVLAALDVIAEETWRKDQLWANTARALDGFRKAGFDIGHTETPIIPLFVRDNEKTFILTRKLMDDGIFVNPVVSPAVPPEDTLIRFSLMATHTFEQIDEAIAKITRNAQLLGIIP from the coding sequence GTGAGTCTACTTAGCGAAAAAATGTCTTTGTTTGATGCTCCTCAGAAGTATCAAGCTGCTGGGGTTTATCCCTATTTTCGTGCAATTGAATCTGATCAAGATACTGTTGTTACAATCCACGGCAAACCTGTCTTGATGTTTGGATCAAATAGTTATCTTGGGTTAACAAACCATCCCCGTATTAAGGAAGGTGCGATTAAAGCAATAGAAAAATATGGAACAGGATGTGCTGGTTCTCGTTTCCTAAATGGGACACTCGATATTCATCTCGAGTTGGAAGAAAGATTAGCCAAATTGGTTCATAAAGATGAAGCCTTAGTCTATGCTACTGGATTTTCTGTGAATTCAGGCGTCATTCCTTGTTTAGCTGGGAAGGATGATTATCTCCTTTATGACGAATTAGATCACGCATCAATTATTGAAGGTCGTCGGCTTTCGTTTGCTAATCAGCTTAAATATAAGCATAACGATATGGAATCGTTAGAACGCCAACTGAAGCGATGCGAATCTGATAAGATTAAACTAATCGTTGCAGATGGCGTTTTTAGTATGGAAGGAGACATAGCCAAACTACCGGAAATGGTTGATCTGGCTAAAAAATATGATGCTTCTATCATGATTGACGAAGCTCATTCATTGGGAGTCTTTGGACAAACGAGCGCAGGCATTTGTGAGCACTACGGCGTAACGGATGATGTGGATGTCATCATGGGCACATTTAGCAAATCTTTAGCAACAATCGGAGGTTTTGTAGCTGCTGATAAAAGCATTATCAATTATCTGAAACACAATTCGCGTACATTGATATTTAGCGCAAGTATCACTCCGGCTTCTACAGGATGCGTGCTTGCAGCACTTGACGTCATTGCCGAAGAGACTTGGCGTAAAGATCAACTATGGGCAAATACAGCAAGGGCTTTAGATGGATTTCGTAAAGCAGGCTTTGATATTGGCCATACCGAAACTCCAATTATACCTCTGTTTGTACGTGATAACGAAAAAACATTTATTCTTACCCGGAAACTAATGGATGACGGAATATTTGTAAATCCTGTAGTTTCGCCTGCTGTTCCACCAGAAGATACATTAATTCGGTTTTCATTAATGGCTACACACACATTCGAGCAAATTGATGAAGCTATTGCAAAAATAACACGGAATGCACAACTCTTAGGCATTATCCCATAA
- a CDS encoding DNA polymerase III subunit gamma/tau — MNNFIVSARKYRPTTFESVVGQSALTATLKNAIKTNHLAHAYLFCGPRGVGKTSCARIFAKTINCEHLTPEFEACNECESCRTFNEQRSYNIHELDAASNNSVDDIRSLIDQVRIPPQIGNYSVYIIDEVHMLSQAAFNAFLKTLEEPPAHAIFILATTEKHKIIPTILSRCQIYDFVRIGINDIVEHLASIAEKEGITAEPEALNVIAQKADGGMRDALSIFDQVVSFCSGNITYQAVIENLNVLDYDYYFRLTDCFLSNRVADALLLFNEILNKGFDAQNFVTGMSGYFRDLLMCKNSATVQLLEMGNAIRELYVKQAAQCNPVFLFDALTLSNECDLNFRTSRNKRLLTELLLIRLCQWNDKKKVVTDETVEHKSIEKIRVSSPAPAPTLNNTQLQNNVVATQYVTTHPSSSIGRYQEPVQKKQAVVPPSISIRTTPQEITQMVTENQAGEYKVKQHEPVSPEALQNAWLKFANDKIADQIYARNYMLNHLPTLTGSDSIRMVFDQPIQQKSFSEIFDNLKIYLLEELRNDFLTFEFELDETQQDDNALFTSQDRYTWLQKKNDALTHLRKTFKLELD; from the coding sequence ATGAATAATTTCATTGTTTCTGCACGAAAATACCGTCCCACCACATTCGAATCAGTAGTAGGGCAATCGGCACTCACAGCCACACTGAAGAATGCCATCAAAACTAATCACTTGGCTCATGCTTACCTGTTTTGCGGGCCTCGTGGAGTAGGAAAAACATCATGTGCCCGTATTTTTGCAAAAACAATCAACTGCGAACATCTGACGCCTGAGTTTGAAGCTTGCAACGAATGCGAGTCATGCCGTACTTTCAACGAACAGCGTTCATACAACATTCACGAACTCGATGCTGCATCGAACAACTCCGTTGACGACATTCGTTCCCTTATTGATCAGGTACGTATTCCCCCCCAGATAGGTAATTATAGTGTATATATTATCGACGAGGTGCATATGCTATCACAGGCAGCGTTCAATGCATTTCTCAAAACGCTGGAAGAACCTCCTGCCCATGCTATTTTTATTTTGGCCACTACCGAAAAACATAAAATCATACCCACTATTCTTTCGCGTTGCCAAATTTATGATTTTGTACGCATCGGCATCAATGATATTGTAGAACATCTTGCCTCCATTGCTGAGAAGGAAGGTATCACAGCTGAACCTGAAGCCCTGAATGTCATTGCACAAAAAGCTGACGGAGGAATGCGTGACGCTCTTTCTATATTCGATCAGGTTGTTAGTTTCTGTAGCGGGAATATAACTTATCAAGCTGTAATCGAAAATCTGAATGTACTCGATTATGACTACTATTTCAGGTTGACCGATTGCTTTCTTAGCAATCGTGTAGCGGATGCATTGCTATTATTTAACGAAATTCTGAACAAGGGATTTGATGCTCAAAACTTTGTAACAGGTATGAGCGGCTATTTCCGTGACTTGTTGATGTGCAAAAATTCTGCAACTGTCCAATTGCTTGAAATGGGTAATGCTATCAGGGAGTTATACGTAAAGCAAGCGGCCCAATGCAATCCTGTTTTTTTGTTCGATGCATTGACACTCTCCAACGAATGTGATTTGAATTTTCGCACCAGTCGTAACAAAAGATTGCTCACCGAATTGCTACTGATCAGACTCTGTCAATGGAACGATAAAAAAAAAGTTGTGACTGATGAGACTGTTGAGCATAAATCCATCGAAAAGATTAGGGTATCCTCTCCTGCTCCTGCTCCAACGCTAAACAATACTCAACTACAGAATAATGTTGTTGCCACACAATACGTAACAACACATCCATCTTCGAGTATTGGACGCTATCAGGAACCAGTGCAAAAAAAGCAAGCTGTGGTGCCTCCCTCTATATCCATTCGGACAACCCCTCAGGAAATCACGCAAATGGTTACCGAAAATCAGGCAGGCGAATACAAAGTTAAACAACATGAACCTGTTAGCCCCGAAGCATTACAAAATGCATGGCTGAAGTTTGCCAACGACAAAATAGCCGATCAGATATATGCAAGAAACTATATGCTCAACCACCTGCCAACGTTAACAGGAAGCGACTCTATCCGTATGGTGTTTGATCAACCGATACAACAAAAGTCATTCAGTGAAATTTTCGACAACCTGAAAATCTATCTGCTGGAAGAGCTCCGCAATGACTTTCTGACATTTGAATTTGAATTGGATGAAACACAGCAAGATGACAATGCGCTATTTACTTCGCAGGACCGTTATACCTGGCTCCAGAAAAAAAACGATGCTTTAACCCATTTGCGTAAAACATTTAAACTAGAACTAGACTGA
- the deoC gene encoding deoxyribose-phosphate aldolase produces the protein MKDFNAFFQGYDVELNDKEIAELTARLLEEKSQVNTPPEIYKQCFNSIDLTSLNTADNVTNIRNMVEKVNAFSIIFPDIPSVAAICVYPNFAGVVHDTLTVPVLVAAVSAGFPSSQTFVEVKVAETSLAVHEGASEIDVVISVGAFLNKQYEDVFDELVEIKAACRHAHLKVILETGTLKQAAEIKKASLLAMEAGADFIKTSTGKTNPASTPEAAYVMCTAIKEFYQKTGRKVGFKPAGGIVTPADAIVYYTIVKEILGNEWLNNQLFRLGASRLANNLLTAIYDKEVTYF, from the coding sequence ATGAAAGATTTTAATGCCTTTTTTCAGGGTTATGATGTCGAGTTAAACGACAAAGAAATTGCAGAATTGACAGCACGGCTATTAGAAGAAAAATCTCAAGTAAATACTCCTCCAGAGATATACAAGCAATGTTTTAATTCTATTGATTTAACATCTCTGAATACTGCTGATAATGTAACGAATATTCGAAATATGGTCGAAAAAGTGAATGCTTTTTCAATCATATTTCCCGATATTCCTTCTGTGGCGGCTATATGCGTATATCCTAATTTTGCTGGCGTTGTCCATGATACTTTAACAGTTCCTGTGCTTGTAGCCGCTGTATCGGCAGGATTTCCGTCATCTCAAACATTTGTGGAAGTCAAAGTCGCTGAAACTTCATTGGCAGTTCATGAAGGAGCATCTGAGATTGATGTTGTCATTTCCGTAGGTGCTTTTCTGAACAAACAATACGAAGATGTTTTTGACGAACTGGTTGAAATTAAAGCAGCTTGCCGACATGCCCATTTGAAAGTGATTTTAGAAACCGGAACCTTAAAACAGGCTGCAGAAATCAAAAAAGCCTCTTTATTGGCAATGGAAGCAGGGGCTGATTTTATTAAAACATCGACAGGAAAAACAAATCCTGCCTCTACTCCTGAAGCCGCTTACGTTATGTGCACTGCGATCAAAGAATTTTATCAAAAAACTGGTCGAAAAGTTGGGTTTAAACCTGCTGGTGGGATTGTTACCCCTGCCGATGCGATAGTTTATTATACTATTGTAAAAGAAATATTGGGGAATGAATGGCTTAACAACCAACTATTTCGGTTAGGAGCCAGTCGTTTAGCGAATAACTTACTTACAGCGATTTATGATAAGGAAGTGACTTATTTTTAA